In the Phaseolus vulgaris cultivar G19833 chromosome 7, P. vulgaris v2.0, whole genome shotgun sequence genome, one interval contains:
- the LOC137830096 gene encoding protein AGENET DOMAIN (AGD)-CONTAINING P1 gives MLPKPETKAASASAAFFKPGTIVEISSEDEGFRGSWFSGTIIRQLPSDRFLIEYHNLMADEKSSKRLREALDIRQLRPILPSETGQIFKFGDEVDAFYNDGWWEGYITEELDNNKFAVYFRASKEQLVFSKEQLRIHREWFDHTWVPPLRQDKGESNEAVKTEEFGKGAIVEVSSDEDGFSGAWFAATVVEAKGNDKFVVEYQTLLADDDANLLKEEIGAMHIRPPPPETNIDGRFNLLDEVDALYNDGWWVGVISKILTGSKYVVYFRSSNEELEFQHSDLRLHQDWIHGKWVMLSKAMEL, from the exons ATGCTACCGAAGCCCGAAACAAAAGCTGCATCGGCTTCTGCCGCCTTCTTCAAACCAGGCACTATCGTGGAAATCAGCTCTGAAGATGAAGGCTTTCGCGGTTCCTGGTTTTCCGGCACCATCATCCGCCAACTTCCCTCTGACAGGTTCCTGATAGAGTATCACAACTTGATGGCCGATGAGAAGAGCTCAAAGCGTTTGAGAGAAGCCCTGGATATACGCCAACTGCGGCCCATTCTCCCATCAGAGACAGGCCAAATATTTAAATTCGGGGATGAGGTTGATGCCTTCTACAACGACGGTTGGTGGGAGGGCTACATAACCGAGGAATTAGATAATAACAAATTCGCTGTGTATTTTAGGGCCTCAAAGGAGCAATTAGTCTTTTCCaaagaacaacttagaatccATAGAGAATGGTTTGATCACACGTGGGTCCCACCACTCCGACAG GATAAAGGTGAATCCAATGAAGCTGTGAAGACCGAGGAGTTTGGCAAAGGGGCTATAGTGGAGGTTAGCAGTGATGAAGATGGGTTCAGTGGAGCTTGGTTTGCTGCCACTGTTGTTGAGGCAAAGGGAAATGACAAGTTCGTTGTTGAATACCAGACTCTGTTAGCTGATGATGATGCTAATCTTTTAAAAGAGGAGATTGGTGCCATGCATATAAGGCCTCCTCCACCTGAGACTAATATTGATGGTCGATTCAATCTTCTTGACGAAGTTGATGCCCTTTACAATGATGGTTGGTGGGTCGGTGTGATTTCTAAAATTCTTACTGGTTCCAAGTATGTAGTCTACTTCAGGTCTTCCAATGAGGAACTAGAATTTCAGCACTCCGATTTGAGGCTGCACCAGGACTGGATTCATGGCAAATGGGTTATGCTCTCTAAG GCGATGGAGTTGTGA
- the LOC137830093 gene encoding alkaline/neutral invertase A, mitochondrial-like, with translation MMNTIALIRNRAMKSIRRILISSRNSSPFPSTPAYSDHSPFIANNLPKPCFNHHHPMQMNRLQMHRIKGIARNFFGLPSSNFAPLSMPFSLITSDGDVSTFKFRNCSTSVETRGHDNNFERIYVQGGMNNVKPLVVESSHEDVVDERNLGGEVNVSVGKSKWEESEVEKQAWKLLQGAVVTYCGNPVGTVAANDPGDKLPLNYDQVFLRDFIPSALAFLLRGESEIVKNFLLHTLQLQSWEKTVDCYSPGQGLMPASFKVRSVALDEDNHEEVLDPDFGESAIGRVAPVDSGLWWIILLRAYGKLTGDCTLQERADVQTGLKMILNLCLTDGFDMFPSLLVTDGSCMIDRRMGIHGHPLEIQALFYSALRCSREMLVVTEGTNNLIRAINNRLSALSFHIREYYWVDMKKMNEIYRYKTEEYSMDAINKFNIYPEQIPLWLMDWIPEEGGYLIGNLQPAHMDFRFFTLGNFWSIVSSLGTPRQNQAILNLVEAKWDDLVGHMPLKICYPALDNEEWRITTGCDPKNTPWSYHNGGSWPTLLWQFTLACIKMGRIELAQKAVALAEKRLPVDSWPEYYDTRTGKFIGKQARMYQTWTIAGFLTSKMLLKDPEMASRLFWEEDYELLDICVCGLSKNGRKRCSRGAARSQILV, from the exons ATGATGAACACAATTGCCCTTATTCGCAACCGCGCCATGAAATCCATTCGCAGGATTCTCATCAGTTCTCGGAACTCATCGCCTTTTCCGTCCACACCTGCATATTCTGATCACTCTCCTTTTATAGCTAACAATTTGCCGAAACCTTGTTTCAATCATCACCACCCTATGCAAATGAATCGTTTGCAAATGCATCGCATAAAGGGTATTGCACGGAATTTTTTTGGCTTGCCCTCTTCGAATTTCGCCCCTTTATCAATGCCCTTTAGTTTGATCACATCCGACGGGGACGTCTCTACCTTCAAGTTTCGAAATTGCTCGACCTCTGTGGAGACCCGTGGCCATGACAACAATTTTGAGAGGATTTACGTACAGGGTGGCATGAATAACGTGAAGCCGTTGGTGGTGGAAAGTTCTCATGAGGATGTTGTAGATGAGAGAAATTTAGGTGGTGAAGTGAATGTGAGTGTGGGGAAGAGTAAATGGGAGGAGTCAGAGGTGGAAAAACAAGCATGGAAGTTGTTGCAGGGAGCCGTTGTGACTTATTGTGGCAACCCTGTGGGGACTGTGGCTGCAAATGATCCTGGTGACAAGCTACCCTTGAATTATGATCAGGTCTTTCTTAGGGATTTTATCCCATCAGCGCTTGCTTTCTTGCTTAGAGGAGAAAGTGAGATTGTCAAGAACTTTCTTCTTCACACCTTGCAATTGCAG AGTTGGGAGAAAACAGTGGACTGCTACAGTCCAGGGCAGGGCTTGATGCCTGCAAGTTTCAAAGTTAGAAGTGTAGCTCTGGACGAAGATAATCATGAAGAAGTTTTAGATCCTGATTTTGGGGAATCAGCCATTGGTCGCGTTGCACCTGTAGATTCAG GATTGTGGTGGATCATCCTCTTGCGAGCTTACGGGAAGCTCACTGGAGATTGCACCTTGCAAGAAAGGGCCGATGTTCAAACAGGCTTAAAAATGATCCTTAACTTGTGTTTAACAGATGGTTTCGATATGTTTCCTTCTCTGCTAGTCACTGATGGCTCTTGCATGATAGACAGGAGGATGGGCATTCATGGTCATCCCCTTGAGATCCAA GCACTATTTTACTCAGCTCTTCGCTGCTCACGTGAGATGCTTGTTGTAACTGAGGGAACCAATAATCTTATTAGAGCTATTAACAACCGACTCAGTGCTCTGTCATTCCACATTAGAGAATATTATTGGGTGGACATGAAAAAGATGAATGAAATATACAGGTATAAAACAGAAGAGTACTCCATGGATGCCATTAATAAATTCAACATCTATCCCGAACAAATTCCACTTTGGTTAATGGATTGGATTCCAGAAGAAGGCGGATATCTGATTGGGAATTTGCAGCCAGCTCACATGGACTTCAGGTTTTTCACACTTGGAAATTTTTGGTCCATTGTCTCATCATTGGGCACCCCAAGACAGAACCAGGCTATTTTAAATCTGGTAGAAGCAAAATGGGATGATCTTGTGGGCCATATGCCTCTTAAGATATGTTATCCTGCCCTGGATAATGAAGAGTGGCGCATAACTACTGGCTGTGACCCAAAGAATAC CCCTTGGTCATATCACAATGGTGGATCTTGGCCAACCCTTCTGTGGCAG TTCACGCTGGCCTGCATCAAAATGGGGAGAATTGAACTTGCCCAGAAAGCAGTTGCTTTGGCTGAGAAAAGACTGCCAGTTGATTCTTGGCCTGAATACTATGATACACGCACTGGAAAATTTATTGGAAAACAAGCCCGGATGTATCAAACATGGACCATAGCTGGTTTCCTTACATCCAAGATGCTTTTGAAAGATCCTGAAATGGCATCCAGGTTATTCTGGGAGGAGGATTACGAGCTTCTAGACATATGTGTTTGTGGGCTTAGCAAGAATGGCAGAAAAAGGTGTTCCCGTGGTGCTGCCAGGTCTCAGATTCTTGTATGA